Proteins found in one Perca fluviatilis chromosome 9, GENO_Pfluv_1.0, whole genome shotgun sequence genomic segment:
- the LOC120565171 gene encoding vitellogenin-like → MTLLITSTTCLPRLAQVKVVEWMRGQTCGLCGKADGEIRQEYRTPNGRLTKNAVSYAHSWVLPATSCRDSIECRMKLESVQLERQVNLHGQESQCHSVEPVLRCLPDCFPVKTTTVTIGFHCLPADSALNRPESLRSIYEKSVDLRKTEAHLACSCTAQCA, encoded by the exons ATGACATTGCTGATAACGTCCACTACTTGTTTGCCAAGGCTGGCGCAG GTTAAAGTTGTGGAATGGATGAGAGGACAGACCTGTGGACTCTGTGGAAAGGCTGATGGGGAAATCAGACAAGAATACCGCACGCCCAATGGACGCTTGACCAAGAACGCAGTCAGCTATGCTCATTCCTGGGTTCTGCCAGCCACGAGTTGTAGGGACAGCATTG AGTGTCGTATGAAGCTTGAATCTGTGCAACTGGAGAGGCAGGTAAATCTCCATGGCCAGGAATCCCAATGCCACTCTGTTGAGCCCGTACTGCGCTGCCTGCCCGACTGTTTCCCTGTGAAAACCACCACTGTCACTATTGGCTTCCACTGCCTTCCTGCTG ATTCTGCCCTGAATCGTCCAGAGAGTCTGCGAAGCATCTACGAGAAGAGCGTGGACCTGAGAAAAACAGAAGCCCATCTAGCCTGCAGCTGCACTGCTCAGTGTGCTTAA